The following proteins come from a genomic window of Sebastes fasciatus isolate fSebFas1 chromosome 6, fSebFas1.pri, whole genome shotgun sequence:
- the cux2b gene encoding homeobox protein cut-like 2 isoform X1 has product MAADVGSMFEYWKKFDLRRLQRELNSVASDLAGRQEESEHSHKHLVELSREFKRNVPEEVREMVAPVLKSFQAQVVALNKRSKEAESAFLGIYKQLIEAPDPAPVLEASHTLEERLQHLHSSAPDSQALVREISSHWKKHLECLEKTEPSEDGPAGTEDAPESSSPASLMTPNSTPAPRAPGSPQQNHQDRAEGRGEEEEEEEEESASVGLADRLSEAEEKIKVLHSSLNTAQTELLDLRCKYNQQMANKAEEVDAIMANLERANQRAEKAQREVERLKEQLAAGSCPPAEGASRERKEKGEVLPSQLEAALLAKDREILRLLENIQRLQFTLQEVQETSANQILEMERQLAYKTEAIERLEAKLQSQMDYEEIKTELSILKVMKLASANGSSSQDSTKAAEAMLLDKEVFLPSHKYLVDKARMLHSIDDDQSEDGGRESGRPPASHSSSSHADGRASPSPGPPTLDGSSSSHDLPRPFSVSPCSGDRLSGDHILHKQLLSPHFKKEGLMAFPTALYAAKVALMSATQGSMGAGSVDAGLPSDQSESGSSTAGDEDQLDTAEIAFQVKEQLLKHNIGQRVFGHYVLGLSQGSVSEILARPKPWRKLTVKGKEPFIKMKQFLSDEQNILALRTIQVRQRGSITPRIRTPETGSDDAIRNILEQAKKEIQSQRGGDGKSSMNISSGRSSNGAGGSSDDTIKSILDQARREMEAQQHALMEMEVCGRAPTASSGAQVERLGPPERSRGLPLPISIKQEEGGCVTVCMANPISSPQTPLSVLSPAAFVQNIIRKVKSEIGEVGTYFDQHWSQERGSMVLSGGGSSLPFNSVSPSLSSSSSGPSALPRPWPRLENGECLPNSEEASAAEDELGLGLGLGRPVEVKVESDTSVSGESPGPGRLSYYPAYIPRALKPTVPPLTPEQYEMYMYREVDTLELTRQVKEKLAKNGICQRIFGEKVLGLSQGSVSDMLSRPKPWSKLTQKGREPFIRMQLWLLDQLGQSLSQPPNHAHTLDKSPVTAQSSPSPPPSPAESHPSPLVEPVSLSLESSKENQQPEGLGLGLPPHPDGGKSTPSLMALHQPTNPLGIQELVAMSSELDTYAITKKVKEVLTDNNLGQRLFGETILGLTQGSVSDLLSRPKPWHKLSLKGREPFVRMQLWLNDPHNVDKLRAMKKMEKKAYLKRRYGLLSTGSDSDSPSTRSECVSPALASLDLCPYSQVKKPRVVLGAEEKEALRKAYLLEPYPSQNTIEILAAQLKLKTNTVINWFHNYRSRMRREVLMEGLQDNDTDAEHHNYSPSATHSPHSDGEGRRLLPPSGHIHSSLPLSANTALPHVKQEATDREDEGDEETEGSIKLSRVQCFSSAVQFPPLKNEHEDSIAGCREPLRQEEGMSSQAPGLYPGTVSIDGPQRINQSRHEGEDSGKSPVDPVSFKASSEPCRSSLEVSLNSPSAASSPGLMMSVSPVPSSSAPISPSLPNPPSTSTNHSLDPNQLPPFQSPKLNRSTQRRNEKMANLNNIIHRLERAANREETLEWEF; this is encoded by the exons ATCCAGCTCCGGTGCTGGAGGCCTCCCACACCCTGGAGGAAAGGCTGCAGCACCTCCACAGCTCGGCCCCAGACAGCCAGGCGCTGGTACGGGAGATCAGCAGCCACTGGAAGAAACACCTGGAGTGCCTTGAAAAGACAG AGCCCTCAGAGGACGGTCCAGCAGGGACAGAGGACGCACCAGAGTCCAGCTCCCCAGCCTCCCTGATGACGCCCAACAGCACCCCGGCTCCCAGGGCCCCGGGCTCCCCACAGCAGAATCACCAGGACCGAGCTGAGGGCCGAGG ggaggaagaggaggaggaagaggaggagagcgcCAGTGTTGGTTTGGCTGACAGACTATCAGAGGCCGAGGAGAAGATCAAGGTTCTGCATTCAT CTCTGAACACGGCCCAGACGGAGCTGCTGGACCTGCGGTGTAAATACAACCAGCAGATGGCCAATAA GGCAGAGGAGGTCGACGCCATCATGGCCAATCTAGAGAGAGCCAACCAG AGAGCAGAGAAGGCTcagagggaggtggagaggctAAAGGAGCAGCTGGCCGCCGGGAGCTGCCCTCCAGCAGAGGGCGCTAGCAGG gagaggaaggagaagggCGAGGTGTTGCCCTCCCAGCTGGAGGCCGCCCTGTTGGCTAAAGACCGTGAAATCCTCCGTCTTCTTGAGAACATTCAGCGGCTGCAGTTCACGCTACAGGAAGTTCAAGAGACCTCGGCTAATCAGATCCTAGAGATGGAACGCCAGCTGGCCTATAAGACGGAAGCTATCGAG AGATTAGAAGCTAAACTGCAGTCCCAGATGGACTACGAAGAGATTAAAACTGAGCTCAG TATCCTGAAGGTGATGAAGCTGGCGTCAGCCAACGGCAGCTCCTCCCAG gATTCTACCAAGGCTGCAGAGGCCATGTTGCTGGATAAAGAAGTGTTTCTTCCATCTCACAAATACCTGGTGGACAAGGCCCGGATGTTGCACAGTAttg ATGATGACCAGTCTGAGGATGGTGGTAGGGAGTCTGGTCGGCCTCCCGCCTCCCACTCGTCCTCCTCTCATGCGGATGGTCGTGCCTCCCCCAGCCCCGGTCCTCCCACCCTGGATGGCTCGTCCTCCAGCCACGATCTACCCCGTCCGTTCTCCGTGTCCCCGTGCTCCGGGGACAGACTGTCAGGAGATCACATCCTTCACAAGCAGCTCCTCTCCCCACACTTTAAGAAGGAAGGCCTCATGGCGTTTCCCACCGCCCTCTATGCAGCCAAAGTCGCCCTTATGTCAGCCACCCAGGGGTCCATGGGGGCGGGCAGCGTCGACGCCGGCCTGCCCAGCGACCAGTCAGAGAGCGGCAGCTCGACCGCAGGAGACGAGGACCAACTGGACACGGCAGAGATCGCCTTCCAGGTGAAGGAACAGCTGCTGAAGCATAACATTGGCCAGCGGGTGTTTGGCCACTACGTGCTGGGCCTGTCCCAGGGCTCGGTCAGCGAGATCCTAGCCAGACCCAAACCCTGGAGGAAGCTGACTGTGAAAGGAAAAGAACCTTTCATCAAGATGAAGCAGTTCCTCTCTGATGAACAGAACATCCTGGCACTCAGGACCATCCAGGTCCGCCAGAGAG GGAGCATCACTCCACGCATCCGAACTCCTGAAACTGGGTCAGACGACGCCATCAGGAATATCCTGGAGCAGGCCAAGAAGGAGATCCAGTCCCAGAGGGGAG GTGATGGGAAGTCGTCTATGAACATCTCGTCAGGCAGAAGCAGTAACGGGGCAGGAGGCAGCTCTGATGACACCATAAAGAGCATCCTGGATCAGGCCAGGAGGGAGATGGAGGCCCAGCAGCATGCcctgatggagatggaggtcTGCGGGAGGGCCCCCACTGCCAGCTCAGGAGCTCAGGTAGAGCGTCTGGGGCCCCCGGAGCGCTCCAGGGGCCTGCCTTTACCCATCTCCATCAAACAGGAGGAGGGGGGCTGTGTTACAGTCTGCATGGCCAACCCCATCAGCAGCCCCCAGACGCCCCTCAGTGTCCTCTCCCCCGCCGCCTTCGTCCAGAACATCATCCGCAAAGTCAAGTCAGAGATTGGTGAAGTGGGCACCTACTTCGACCAGCACTGGTCTCAGGAGCGGGGGTCCATGGTGCTCAGCGGTGGAGGCAGCTCTCTGCCCTTTAATTCAGTGTctccctccctgtcttcctcGTCCTCCGGGCCCTCCGCCTTGCCCCGGCCCTGGCCCCGCCTGGAGAACGGCGAGTGTCTCCCCAACAGCGAGGAGGCCTCTGCTGCGGAGGACGAGCTGGGGCTGGGGCTGGGGCTGGGCCGGCCGGTGGAGGTCAAAGTGGAGTCGGACACGTCGGTCAGCGGAGAGTCTCCCGGACCCGGGAGGCTGTCCTACTACCCGGCCTACATCCCCCGCGCCCTTAAGCCCACCGTGCCGCCACTAACTCCAGAACAGTACGAGATGTACATGTACCGAGAGGTGGACACGCTGGAGCTGACCAGGCAGGTGAAGGAGAAGCTGGCAAAGAATGGCATCTGTCAGAGGATCTTTGGTGAAAAG GTGCTGGGGCTCTCTCAGGGCAGCGTGAGCGACATGCTGTCTCGGCCCAAACCCTGGAGCAAGCTGACCCAGAAAGGCAGGGAGCCCTTCATCCGCATGCAGCTGTGGTTACTGGACCAGCTGGGCCAGAGCCTCAGCCAGCCCCCGAACCACGCACACACTCTGg ATAAAAGCCCCGTGACGGCCCAGTCCTCGCCATCCCCGCCTCCTAGCCCAGCAGAGAGCCACCCAAGTCCGCTGGTGGAGCCGGTCAGCCTCTCCCTAGAGAGCAGCAAGGAGAACCAGCAGCCTGAGGGTCTGGGCCTGGGGTTGCCCCCCCACCCAGACGGAGGGAAGTCCACCCCCAGCCTCATGGCCCTGCATCAGCCCACTAACCCACTGGGGATCCAGGAGCTGGTGGCCATGTCCTCGGAGCTGGACACCTACGCCATCACCAAGAAGGTGAAGGAGGTCCTAACGGACAACAACCTAG GCCAGCGTCTCTTCGGGGAGACCATCCTGGGCCTAACCCAAGGCTCGGTGTCGGATCTTCTCTCCAGGCCCAAGCCGTGGCACAAACTGAGCCTGAAAGGCAGGGAGCCGTTTGTCCGCATGCAGCTGTGGCTCAATGATCCTCACAATGTGGACAAGCTGAGGGCCATGAAGAAGATGGAAAAGAAAG CCTATCTGAAACGGCGGTACGGGCTGCTGAGCACCGGCTCGGACAGCGACTCACCGAGCACTCGTTCTGAGTGTGTGAGTCCGGCCTTGGCCTCGCTGGACCTGTGTCCCTACAGCCAGGTGAAGAAGCCTCGGGTGGTGCTGGGAGCCGAGGAGAAAGAAGCCCTGAGGAAGGCCTACCTCCTGGAGCCCTACCCCTCTCAGAACACCATCGAGATACTGGCCGCCCAGCTCAAACTCAAAACCAACACCGTCATCAACTGGTTCCACAACTACAG gtcCAGGATGCGACGAGAGGTTCTGATGGAGGGTCTGCAAGACAACGACACCGATGCTGAGCACCACAACTACTCGCCCTCAGCGACTCACAGCCCCCACTCtgatggagaggggaggaggctGCTGCCGCCCTCAGGACACATCCACTCCAGCCTTCCTCTCAGCGCCAACACCGCACTGCCTCACGTCAAACAGGAGGCCACAGACAGGGAGGACGAGGGGGACGAGGAGACGGAGGGCTCCATCAAACTGTCCAGAGTTCAGTGTTTCTCCTCAGCGGTACAGTTCCCGCCGCTGAAGAACGAACACGAGGACTCCATCGCTGGCTGCCGTGAGCCCCTGAGGCAGGAGGAGGGGATGAGCAGCCAGGCTCCAGGGCTCTACCCCGGCACTGTCTCCATAGACGGTCCCCAGAGAATCAACCAGTCCAGGCACGAGGGGGAAGACTCCGGGAAGTCCCCCGTTGACCCGGTCAGCTTCAAGGCTTCATCAGAGCCCTGCCGCAGCAGTCTGGAGGTGTCCCTCAACTCGCCCTCTGCTGCGTCCTCACCCGGCCTCATGATGTCAGTGTCCCCcgtcccctcctcctctgctcccatATCGCCCTCGCTGCCCAATCCGCCCTCGACGAGCACCAATCACAGCCTGGACCCCAACCAGCTCCCTCCCTTCCAAAGCCCCAAGCTCAACAGAAGCACTCAGAGACGCAACGAGAAAATGGCCAACCTCAATAACATCATCCACAGGCTAGAGAGAGCCGCCAATCGAGAGGAAACGCTGGAATGGGAGTTTTAG
- the cux2b gene encoding homeobox protein cut-like 2 isoform X2: MVAPVLKSFQAQVVALNKRSKEAESAFLGIYKQLIEAPDPAPVLEASHTLEERLQHLHSSAPDSQALVREISSHWKKHLECLEKTEPSEDGPAGTEDAPESSSPASLMTPNSTPAPRAPGSPQQNHQDRAEGRGEEEEEEEEESASVGLADRLSEAEEKIKVLHSSLNTAQTELLDLRCKYNQQMANKAEEVDAIMANLERANQRAEKAQREVERLKEQLAAGSCPPAEGASRERKEKGEVLPSQLEAALLAKDREILRLLENIQRLQFTLQEVQETSANQILEMERQLAYKTEAIERLEAKLQSQMDYEEIKTELSILKVMKLASANGSSSQDSTKAAEAMLLDKEVFLPSHKYLVDKARMLHSIDDDQSEDGGRESGRPPASHSSSSHADGRASPSPGPPTLDGSSSSHDLPRPFSVSPCSGDRLSGDHILHKQLLSPHFKKEGLMAFPTALYAAKVALMSATQGSMGAGSVDAGLPSDQSESGSSTAGDEDQLDTAEIAFQVKEQLLKHNIGQRVFGHYVLGLSQGSVSEILARPKPWRKLTVKGKEPFIKMKQFLSDEQNILALRTIQVRQRGSITPRIRTPETGSDDAIRNILEQAKKEIQSQRGGDGKSSMNISSGRSSNGAGGSSDDTIKSILDQARREMEAQQHALMEMEVCGRAPTASSGAQVERLGPPERSRGLPLPISIKQEEGGCVTVCMANPISSPQTPLSVLSPAAFVQNIIRKVKSEIGEVGTYFDQHWSQERGSMVLSGGGSSLPFNSVSPSLSSSSSGPSALPRPWPRLENGECLPNSEEASAAEDELGLGLGLGRPVEVKVESDTSVSGESPGPGRLSYYPAYIPRALKPTVPPLTPEQYEMYMYREVDTLELTRQVKEKLAKNGICQRIFGEKVLGLSQGSVSDMLSRPKPWSKLTQKGREPFIRMQLWLLDQLGQSLSQPPNHAHTLDKSPVTAQSSPSPPPSPAESHPSPLVEPVSLSLESSKENQQPEGLGLGLPPHPDGGKSTPSLMALHQPTNPLGIQELVAMSSELDTYAITKKVKEVLTDNNLGQRLFGETILGLTQGSVSDLLSRPKPWHKLSLKGREPFVRMQLWLNDPHNVDKLRAMKKMEKKAYLKRRYGLLSTGSDSDSPSTRSECVSPALASLDLCPYSQVKKPRVVLGAEEKEALRKAYLLEPYPSQNTIEILAAQLKLKTNTVINWFHNYRSRMRREVLMEGLQDNDTDAEHHNYSPSATHSPHSDGEGRRLLPPSGHIHSSLPLSANTALPHVKQEATDREDEGDEETEGSIKLSRVQCFSSAVQFPPLKNEHEDSIAGCREPLRQEEGMSSQAPGLYPGTVSIDGPQRINQSRHEGEDSGKSPVDPVSFKASSEPCRSSLEVSLNSPSAASSPGLMMSVSPVPSSSAPISPSLPNPPSTSTNHSLDPNQLPPFQSPKLNRSTQRRNEKMANLNNIIHRLERAANREETLEWEF; the protein is encoded by the exons ATCCAGCTCCGGTGCTGGAGGCCTCCCACACCCTGGAGGAAAGGCTGCAGCACCTCCACAGCTCGGCCCCAGACAGCCAGGCGCTGGTACGGGAGATCAGCAGCCACTGGAAGAAACACCTGGAGTGCCTTGAAAAGACAG AGCCCTCAGAGGACGGTCCAGCAGGGACAGAGGACGCACCAGAGTCCAGCTCCCCAGCCTCCCTGATGACGCCCAACAGCACCCCGGCTCCCAGGGCCCCGGGCTCCCCACAGCAGAATCACCAGGACCGAGCTGAGGGCCGAGG ggaggaagaggaggaggaagaggaggagagcgcCAGTGTTGGTTTGGCTGACAGACTATCAGAGGCCGAGGAGAAGATCAAGGTTCTGCATTCAT CTCTGAACACGGCCCAGACGGAGCTGCTGGACCTGCGGTGTAAATACAACCAGCAGATGGCCAATAA GGCAGAGGAGGTCGACGCCATCATGGCCAATCTAGAGAGAGCCAACCAG AGAGCAGAGAAGGCTcagagggaggtggagaggctAAAGGAGCAGCTGGCCGCCGGGAGCTGCCCTCCAGCAGAGGGCGCTAGCAGG gagaggaaggagaagggCGAGGTGTTGCCCTCCCAGCTGGAGGCCGCCCTGTTGGCTAAAGACCGTGAAATCCTCCGTCTTCTTGAGAACATTCAGCGGCTGCAGTTCACGCTACAGGAAGTTCAAGAGACCTCGGCTAATCAGATCCTAGAGATGGAACGCCAGCTGGCCTATAAGACGGAAGCTATCGAG AGATTAGAAGCTAAACTGCAGTCCCAGATGGACTACGAAGAGATTAAAACTGAGCTCAG TATCCTGAAGGTGATGAAGCTGGCGTCAGCCAACGGCAGCTCCTCCCAG gATTCTACCAAGGCTGCAGAGGCCATGTTGCTGGATAAAGAAGTGTTTCTTCCATCTCACAAATACCTGGTGGACAAGGCCCGGATGTTGCACAGTAttg ATGATGACCAGTCTGAGGATGGTGGTAGGGAGTCTGGTCGGCCTCCCGCCTCCCACTCGTCCTCCTCTCATGCGGATGGTCGTGCCTCCCCCAGCCCCGGTCCTCCCACCCTGGATGGCTCGTCCTCCAGCCACGATCTACCCCGTCCGTTCTCCGTGTCCCCGTGCTCCGGGGACAGACTGTCAGGAGATCACATCCTTCACAAGCAGCTCCTCTCCCCACACTTTAAGAAGGAAGGCCTCATGGCGTTTCCCACCGCCCTCTATGCAGCCAAAGTCGCCCTTATGTCAGCCACCCAGGGGTCCATGGGGGCGGGCAGCGTCGACGCCGGCCTGCCCAGCGACCAGTCAGAGAGCGGCAGCTCGACCGCAGGAGACGAGGACCAACTGGACACGGCAGAGATCGCCTTCCAGGTGAAGGAACAGCTGCTGAAGCATAACATTGGCCAGCGGGTGTTTGGCCACTACGTGCTGGGCCTGTCCCAGGGCTCGGTCAGCGAGATCCTAGCCAGACCCAAACCCTGGAGGAAGCTGACTGTGAAAGGAAAAGAACCTTTCATCAAGATGAAGCAGTTCCTCTCTGATGAACAGAACATCCTGGCACTCAGGACCATCCAGGTCCGCCAGAGAG GGAGCATCACTCCACGCATCCGAACTCCTGAAACTGGGTCAGACGACGCCATCAGGAATATCCTGGAGCAGGCCAAGAAGGAGATCCAGTCCCAGAGGGGAG GTGATGGGAAGTCGTCTATGAACATCTCGTCAGGCAGAAGCAGTAACGGGGCAGGAGGCAGCTCTGATGACACCATAAAGAGCATCCTGGATCAGGCCAGGAGGGAGATGGAGGCCCAGCAGCATGCcctgatggagatggaggtcTGCGGGAGGGCCCCCACTGCCAGCTCAGGAGCTCAGGTAGAGCGTCTGGGGCCCCCGGAGCGCTCCAGGGGCCTGCCTTTACCCATCTCCATCAAACAGGAGGAGGGGGGCTGTGTTACAGTCTGCATGGCCAACCCCATCAGCAGCCCCCAGACGCCCCTCAGTGTCCTCTCCCCCGCCGCCTTCGTCCAGAACATCATCCGCAAAGTCAAGTCAGAGATTGGTGAAGTGGGCACCTACTTCGACCAGCACTGGTCTCAGGAGCGGGGGTCCATGGTGCTCAGCGGTGGAGGCAGCTCTCTGCCCTTTAATTCAGTGTctccctccctgtcttcctcGTCCTCCGGGCCCTCCGCCTTGCCCCGGCCCTGGCCCCGCCTGGAGAACGGCGAGTGTCTCCCCAACAGCGAGGAGGCCTCTGCTGCGGAGGACGAGCTGGGGCTGGGGCTGGGGCTGGGCCGGCCGGTGGAGGTCAAAGTGGAGTCGGACACGTCGGTCAGCGGAGAGTCTCCCGGACCCGGGAGGCTGTCCTACTACCCGGCCTACATCCCCCGCGCCCTTAAGCCCACCGTGCCGCCACTAACTCCAGAACAGTACGAGATGTACATGTACCGAGAGGTGGACACGCTGGAGCTGACCAGGCAGGTGAAGGAGAAGCTGGCAAAGAATGGCATCTGTCAGAGGATCTTTGGTGAAAAG GTGCTGGGGCTCTCTCAGGGCAGCGTGAGCGACATGCTGTCTCGGCCCAAACCCTGGAGCAAGCTGACCCAGAAAGGCAGGGAGCCCTTCATCCGCATGCAGCTGTGGTTACTGGACCAGCTGGGCCAGAGCCTCAGCCAGCCCCCGAACCACGCACACACTCTGg ATAAAAGCCCCGTGACGGCCCAGTCCTCGCCATCCCCGCCTCCTAGCCCAGCAGAGAGCCACCCAAGTCCGCTGGTGGAGCCGGTCAGCCTCTCCCTAGAGAGCAGCAAGGAGAACCAGCAGCCTGAGGGTCTGGGCCTGGGGTTGCCCCCCCACCCAGACGGAGGGAAGTCCACCCCCAGCCTCATGGCCCTGCATCAGCCCACTAACCCACTGGGGATCCAGGAGCTGGTGGCCATGTCCTCGGAGCTGGACACCTACGCCATCACCAAGAAGGTGAAGGAGGTCCTAACGGACAACAACCTAG GCCAGCGTCTCTTCGGGGAGACCATCCTGGGCCTAACCCAAGGCTCGGTGTCGGATCTTCTCTCCAGGCCCAAGCCGTGGCACAAACTGAGCCTGAAAGGCAGGGAGCCGTTTGTCCGCATGCAGCTGTGGCTCAATGATCCTCACAATGTGGACAAGCTGAGGGCCATGAAGAAGATGGAAAAGAAAG CCTATCTGAAACGGCGGTACGGGCTGCTGAGCACCGGCTCGGACAGCGACTCACCGAGCACTCGTTCTGAGTGTGTGAGTCCGGCCTTGGCCTCGCTGGACCTGTGTCCCTACAGCCAGGTGAAGAAGCCTCGGGTGGTGCTGGGAGCCGAGGAGAAAGAAGCCCTGAGGAAGGCCTACCTCCTGGAGCCCTACCCCTCTCAGAACACCATCGAGATACTGGCCGCCCAGCTCAAACTCAAAACCAACACCGTCATCAACTGGTTCCACAACTACAG gtcCAGGATGCGACGAGAGGTTCTGATGGAGGGTCTGCAAGACAACGACACCGATGCTGAGCACCACAACTACTCGCCCTCAGCGACTCACAGCCCCCACTCtgatggagaggggaggaggctGCTGCCGCCCTCAGGACACATCCACTCCAGCCTTCCTCTCAGCGCCAACACCGCACTGCCTCACGTCAAACAGGAGGCCACAGACAGGGAGGACGAGGGGGACGAGGAGACGGAGGGCTCCATCAAACTGTCCAGAGTTCAGTGTTTCTCCTCAGCGGTACAGTTCCCGCCGCTGAAGAACGAACACGAGGACTCCATCGCTGGCTGCCGTGAGCCCCTGAGGCAGGAGGAGGGGATGAGCAGCCAGGCTCCAGGGCTCTACCCCGGCACTGTCTCCATAGACGGTCCCCAGAGAATCAACCAGTCCAGGCACGAGGGGGAAGACTCCGGGAAGTCCCCCGTTGACCCGGTCAGCTTCAAGGCTTCATCAGAGCCCTGCCGCAGCAGTCTGGAGGTGTCCCTCAACTCGCCCTCTGCTGCGTCCTCACCCGGCCTCATGATGTCAGTGTCCCCcgtcccctcctcctctgctcccatATCGCCCTCGCTGCCCAATCCGCCCTCGACGAGCACCAATCACAGCCTGGACCCCAACCAGCTCCCTCCCTTCCAAAGCCCCAAGCTCAACAGAAGCACTCAGAGACGCAACGAGAAAATGGCCAACCTCAATAACATCATCCACAGGCTAGAGAGAGCCGCCAATCGAGAGGAAACGCTGGAATGGGAGTTTTAG